The following proteins come from a genomic window of Paenibacillus spongiae:
- a CDS encoding DUF1573 domain-containing protein, with protein sequence MSTPTLEQFQQQVSELLLRHRSLLDVLSKYSQSGASVNRAVAKSVTECGCIELNARKQEYPDDANLEQAKTKLHHHINGELCEHCRDAIKNELGRNLFYISAMCNLLDIQLNDVVAQESGKCSTLGLFNLT encoded by the coding sequence ATGAGCACCCCGACACTGGAGCAATTTCAGCAGCAAGTATCGGAACTGCTGCTAAGACACCGCAGCTTGCTGGATGTTTTATCGAAATACAGCCAGTCCGGCGCGTCCGTTAACCGTGCCGTTGCCAAGTCCGTAACGGAATGCGGATGTATTGAACTGAATGCGCGCAAGCAGGAATATCCGGACGACGCTAACCTGGAGCAGGCCAAGACGAAACTTCACCATCACATTAACGGCGAATTATGCGAGCATTGCCGGGATGCCATTAAGAATGAGCTCGGCCGCAATTTGTTCTATATTTCCGCGATGTGCAATTTACTCGATATTCAATTGAACGATGTCGTCGCTCAAGAATCGGGCAAATGCTCGACGCTCGGTTTATTCAACCTTACGTAG
- the pssA gene encoding CDP-diacylglycerol--serine O-phosphatidyltransferase, whose translation MFTKSIPSLFTVANLFLGIVAIILVFPENAKPEIAAMMVIIAMLMDGVDGRVARALNAQSEFGKELDSLSDVISFGVAPAFIMYSVAFQQLNPAPAWIITALFPICGALRLARFNVVSGMPGYFIGLPIPAAGGVLATLALFHKEIPISVLLTSTLVLSLLMVSTIKYPNFKKIGIPKNAIWVVPIIVVISVVLGIVFPNHLSKILFIPLVLYALYGLKKNVERRLPGRKKRKRRKELQEEGVHSEHSA comes from the coding sequence ATGTTTACGAAATCGATACCGAGTCTTTTCACAGTGGCGAACTTATTTTTGGGTATCGTCGCCATCATTCTCGTTTTCCCGGAAAATGCGAAGCCCGAAATAGCGGCCATGATGGTGATCATTGCCATGCTGATGGACGGCGTAGACGGCCGGGTAGCCCGCGCGCTGAATGCGCAAAGCGAATTTGGGAAAGAGCTTGATTCACTATCTGATGTCATTTCGTTCGGCGTAGCGCCGGCTTTTATTATGTATAGCGTTGCATTCCAGCAATTAAATCCGGCACCGGCTTGGATTATTACGGCGCTGTTTCCGATATGCGGCGCGCTCCGTCTAGCCCGGTTCAACGTGGTGTCGGGCATGCCCGGATATTTTATCGGCCTGCCGATCCCGGCGGCCGGCGGCGTACTCGCTACGCTTGCCCTGTTCCATAAGGAAATTCCAATCTCCGTGCTGCTTACAAGCACGCTTGTGCTATCGCTGCTTATGGTTAGTACCATTAAATATCCCAACTTCAAAAAAATCGGAATTCCGAAGAATGCGATCTGGGTCGTACCGATCATCGTTGTCATTTCCGTCGTGCTCGGCATTGTATTCCCGAATCACTTATCCAAAATTCTGTTCATTCCGCTCGTTCTATACGCGCTGTATGGCTTAAAAAAAAACGTTGAACGCCGTCTCCCCGGCAGGAAGAAGCGGAAGCGGCGTAAAGAGCTTCAAGAAGAAGGCGTCCATTCGGAGCATAGCGCTTAG
- the disA gene encoding DNA integrity scanning diadenylate cyclase DisA yields the protein MKEPNQLEIMNQLLQMVAPGTAFRDGLENVLRAKTGALIVVGYSPEVMEVVDGGFSINCDFSPNYLYELAKMDGAIILSEDRRRILYANTQLIPDSSIASSETGIRHRTAERVAKQTGKLVVSISQRRNIITLYQGQLRYSLKDMAVILTKANQAIQTLEKYKAVLGQSFTNLSASEFEELVTLQEVVHVIKRVEMVIRVKMEIKRYVNELGTEGRLISMQMEELVGGVEEELWFLLKDYAKDASEERIREIRAAIRKLTSDELLDSPPIIKLLGYAGVGSAAEETVAPRGYRLLSKIPRLPATIMHNLVEQFDHLPHILMATIEELDAVDGIGEVRARAIKDGLKRIQEQMFIDRQI from the coding sequence ATGAAAGAGCCTAATCAACTAGAAATTATGAACCAGCTATTACAGATGGTCGCGCCCGGAACCGCGTTTCGAGACGGACTTGAGAACGTCCTGCGGGCAAAGACAGGTGCGCTGATCGTGGTGGGATACAGCCCGGAAGTGATGGAAGTTGTCGATGGCGGCTTTTCCATCAATTGCGACTTTTCCCCCAACTATCTATACGAGCTTGCAAAAATGGACGGCGCCATCATTCTGAGCGAAGATCGCAGGCGCATTCTGTATGCGAATACCCAGCTGATCCCGGACAGCTCCATCGCATCCAGCGAGACGGGGATCCGTCACCGGACAGCGGAGCGGGTAGCCAAACAGACAGGGAAGCTGGTCGTGTCCATTTCCCAGCGGCGCAATATTATTACCTTATACCAGGGGCAGCTGCGGTACTCTCTGAAGGATATGGCCGTCATTCTGACCAAGGCGAATCAAGCGATTCAAACGCTGGAGAAATATAAAGCGGTGCTGGGCCAGTCGTTCACCAATCTATCCGCGTCGGAATTTGAAGAGCTTGTAACGCTTCAAGAGGTTGTACATGTCATTAAACGGGTAGAAATGGTTATACGGGTGAAGATGGAAATCAAACGCTACGTCAACGAGCTGGGCACGGAAGGCCGCCTCATCAGCATGCAAATGGAAGAGCTGGTCGGAGGCGTGGAGGAAGAGCTGTGGTTCCTTCTCAAGGATTACGCCAAGGATGCGAGCGAGGAGCGCATCCGGGAAATCCGGGCCGCCATACGGAAATTAACGTCTGATGAGCTGCTCGATTCGCCGCCGATTATCAAGCTGCTCGGTTACGCCGGTGTCGGCTCCGCGGCAGAAGAGACGGTTGCTCCCCGGGGATATAGACTCCTTAGCAAGATCCCGCGTCTGCCGGCAACGATCATGCATAATCTGGTGGAACAGTTCGATCACCTGCCGCATATTCTTATGGCTACGATCGAAGAACTGGATGCGGTGGACGGAATTGGGGAAGTCAGGGCCCGTGCGATCAAGGATGGGCTTAAGCGGATTCAAGAACAGATGTTCATTGACAGACAAATCTAA
- the radA gene encoding DNA repair protein RadA, which yields MAKLKTKFACTDCGTESPKWLGKCPGCGAWNTMVEEKETVVKTQGQGSSLIQTKEKPLSIIHIDSGQEPRIETALQELNRVLGGGVVPGSLILVGGDPGIGKSTLLLQTSHALAVKGLTVLYISGEESVKQTRLRADRLGALTDTLYVLCETNMEQINEAIESVQPDFLVIDSIQTVYEPSVSSAPGSVSQVRECTAHFMRVAKVRGIATVLVGHVTKEGAIAGPRLLEHMVDCVLYFEGERHHSYRLLRAVKNRFGSTNEIGIFEMGEAGLREVSNPSELFLSERPLGVSGSTVVASMEGTRPVLVELQALVATTNFPSPRRMSTGIDHNRLSLIIAVLEKRMGMFLQTQDAYLNVAGGVKLDEPAVDLAVAVCIASSFRDAPTRPFDVVFGEIGLTGEVRAVSRAEQRVKEAQKLGFKRIIMPEKSLKGWSPPTGIEIIGVETVAQALAAALG from the coding sequence ATGGCAAAACTTAAAACAAAATTCGCGTGTACCGACTGCGGCACGGAGTCTCCGAAATGGCTGGGTAAATGCCCGGGCTGCGGTGCATGGAACACCATGGTGGAAGAGAAAGAAACGGTCGTTAAGACGCAGGGACAGGGCTCTTCGCTCATTCAGACGAAAGAAAAGCCGCTTTCCATCATACACATAGATAGTGGTCAGGAACCGCGTATTGAAACCGCCTTACAGGAATTGAACCGGGTGCTGGGCGGGGGTGTGGTTCCAGGGTCGCTTATACTGGTGGGCGGCGACCCCGGGATCGGCAAATCGACGCTCCTCTTGCAGACATCGCATGCGCTGGCTGTAAAAGGTTTAACCGTCTTATATATTTCCGGCGAGGAATCGGTCAAGCAGACAAGGCTCCGGGCGGACCGGCTCGGTGCATTGACCGATACGCTGTATGTATTATGTGAGACGAATATGGAGCAAATTAATGAGGCCATTGAATCGGTCCAGCCTGATTTTCTCGTTATCGATTCCATACAGACGGTGTATGAGCCCAGCGTATCGTCCGCACCCGGAAGCGTCTCTCAAGTAAGGGAATGCACGGCTCACTTCATGCGGGTCGCCAAAGTACGGGGCATTGCGACGGTGCTGGTCGGGCACGTGACGAAGGAAGGGGCGATCGCAGGCCCGCGGCTGCTCGAGCATATGGTGGATTGCGTGCTCTACTTCGAGGGAGAACGGCATCACTCCTACCGGCTGCTTCGTGCCGTGAAGAATCGTTTCGGCTCCACGAACGAAATCGGGATCTTCGAGATGGGGGAGGCAGGTCTCCGGGAAGTAAGCAACCCGTCCGAGCTGTTCCTGTCCGAGAGGCCGCTCGGCGTGTCGGGGTCAACCGTCGTGGCAAGCATGGAAGGGACACGTCCCGTGCTCGTGGAGCTGCAGGCGCTTGTCGCTACAACGAATTTCCCGTCACCGCGCCGGATGTCGACGGGCATCGATCATAACCGGCTGTCGCTTATTATTGCGGTACTGGAGAAACGGATGGGGATGTTTCTTCAGACGCAGGACGCTTACTTGAACGTAGCCGGCGGTGTCAAACTGGATGAACCGGCCGTCGATTTGGCGGTGGCGGTCTGTATCGCTTCGAGCTTTCGGGACGCGCCGACCAGACCGTTCGACGTTGTATTCGGCGAGATCGGCTTGACTGGCGAAGTGCGTGCCGTGTCGCGTGCGGAGCAGCGGGTGAAGGAAGCCCAGAAGCTTGGTTTCAAGCGTATCATTATGCCAGAGAAGAGCTTGAAGGGCTGGAGTCCGCCCACCGGCATTGAAATTATAGGCGTAGAGACGGTTGCGCAGGCGCTTGCGGCAGCACTCGGATAA
- a CDS encoding antibiotic biosynthesis monooxygenase, translating into MIIVMNTIKVKKGHGEEVAMRFQRSKGVDQQPGFVRMEVLFTEGLEEYDELKVSTTWENKAAFEGWVNSDNFKQAHASRSGAGGQSGAPQGESVMLGSKMTTHRVLVSRLAGADA; encoded by the coding sequence GTGATCATCGTTATGAATACGATTAAAGTGAAGAAGGGCCACGGGGAAGAGGTCGCGATGCGGTTTCAGCGTTCGAAGGGCGTGGATCAGCAGCCGGGTTTCGTGCGTATGGAGGTATTGTTTACGGAAGGCCTGGAAGAGTACGACGAGCTGAAGGTAAGCACGACTTGGGAGAACAAGGCCGCTTTCGAAGGCTGGGTGAACAGCGATAATTTCAAGCAGGCGCATGCATCCCGGTCAGGGGCTGGAGGTCAGTCAGGAGCGCCGCAGGGCGAAAGCGTGATGCTGGGTTCGAAGATGACGACGCACCGTGTGCTTGTATCCCGCCTTGCTGGAGCAGATGCATAA
- the clpC gene encoding ATP-dependent protease ATP-binding subunit ClpC has product MMFGRFTERAQKVLALAQEEAVRLGHNNIGTEHILLGLNREGEGIAAKALIGLGLSLEKIQDEVETLIGRGQEQPTNIAYTPRAKKVIELSMDEARKLGHTYVGTEHILLGLIREGEGVAARVLNNLGISLNKARQQVLQLLGSSEAVSSNHGSPSNVSTPTLDGLARDLTAYAKEGNLDPVIGRSKEIERVIQVLSRRTKNNPVLIGEPGVGKTAIAEGLAQKIIAGEIPETLRDKRVMTLDMGSVVAGTKYRGEFEDRLKKIMDEIRQAGNIILFIDELHTLIGAGGAEGAIDASNILKPALARGELQCIGATTLDEYRKYIEKDAALERRFQPITVDQPSPEEAIQILHGLRDRYEAHHRVKITDEAIEQAVKLSDRYITDRFLPDKAIDLIDEASSKVRLKSYTVPPNLKQLENRLDDIRKEKDSAVQSQEFEKAAALRDTEQKIREELDLTKNQWKEKQGRTDSEVTTEDIAQVVASWTGIPVSKLAEEETQRLLKMEEILHDRVIGQSEAVKSVSRAIRRARAGLKDPKRPIGSFIFLGPTGVGKTELARALAEAMFGDENAVIRIDMSEYMEKHSTSRLVGAPPGYVGYEEGGQLTEKVRRKPYSVVLLDEIEKAHPEVFNILLQVLEDGRLTDSKGRVVDFRNTLIIMTSNVGADQIKRNSSLGFTAVQNAGHDFNVMKDKVLAELKKSFRPEFLNRIDETIVFHALEQEHIAEIVTLMSDELRKRLREQEVDFTLTDAAKNFLAKEGFDPQYGARPLRRAIQKHIEDRLSEDLLMGKISKGDTLVIDEKNGELTVTHKEPLTGEVAEGEPATKYRA; this is encoded by the coding sequence ATGATGTTTGGAAGATTCACCGAGCGTGCGCAGAAGGTGCTTGCGCTTGCACAGGAGGAAGCGGTTCGTCTCGGTCATAACAATATCGGTACAGAGCATATTTTGCTTGGCTTGAATCGGGAAGGGGAAGGCATCGCCGCCAAGGCGCTGATCGGTCTCGGTTTAAGTTTGGAGAAGATTCAGGACGAAGTGGAAACGCTAATCGGCCGCGGTCAAGAGCAGCCTACGAATATTGCCTATACACCGCGTGCCAAGAAGGTTATTGAGCTGTCCATGGATGAAGCCCGCAAGCTGGGTCATACCTATGTGGGGACTGAGCATATCCTGCTGGGCCTCATTCGCGAAGGCGAGGGTGTGGCCGCCAGAGTGCTGAACAACCTGGGGATCAGCCTAAACAAAGCCCGCCAGCAGGTGCTGCAGCTGCTTGGCAGCAGTGAAGCGGTATCGAGCAATCACGGCTCGCCGTCGAATGTAAGTACGCCAACTCTGGACGGTCTTGCGCGGGATCTGACCGCATACGCGAAGGAAGGCAACCTGGACCCAGTTATCGGGCGCAGCAAGGAAATTGAGCGCGTCATCCAGGTTCTCAGCCGCCGGACGAAGAACAATCCGGTGCTGATCGGTGAGCCTGGCGTCGGTAAAACGGCCATCGCCGAAGGACTGGCTCAAAAAATCATTGCCGGCGAAATTCCCGAGACGCTGCGCGATAAGCGCGTGATGACGCTGGATATGGGTTCGGTCGTCGCAGGCACGAAGTATCGCGGCGAGTTCGAAGACCGTTTGAAGAAAATTATGGATGAAATCCGTCAAGCCGGGAATATCATCTTGTTCATCGATGAGCTGCATACGCTGATCGGAGCAGGCGGCGCCGAAGGTGCCATAGATGCTTCCAACATCCTGAAGCCGGCGCTTGCCCGCGGTGAGCTGCAGTGCATCGGGGCAACGACGCTTGACGAATACCGCAAATATATTGAGAAGGACGCGGCTCTTGAGCGCCGCTTCCAGCCGATCACAGTCGACCAGCCATCGCCGGAAGAAGCGATTCAAATTCTGCATGGCCTGCGTGACCGCTATGAAGCGCATCACCGCGTGAAAATTACCGATGAGGCGATCGAGCAAGCCGTTAAGCTGTCCGACCGCTACATTACAGACCGGTTCCTGCCGGATAAAGCAATCGACCTGATCGACGAGGCTTCTTCCAAAGTCCGGCTCAAGTCGTACACGGTACCGCCTAATCTCAAGCAGCTGGAGAACCGTCTGGACGATATCCGCAAGGAGAAGGATTCCGCGGTGCAAAGCCAAGAGTTCGAGAAGGCAGCCGCACTGCGCGACACGGAGCAAAAAATCCGTGAAGAGCTCGACTTGACGAAAAACCAGTGGAAAGAAAAACAAGGGCGCACGGACTCCGAGGTAACGACCGAGGATATTGCGCAGGTCGTTGCAAGCTGGACCGGCATTCCGGTGAGCAAGCTGGCGGAGGAAGAAACGCAGCGGCTGCTAAAAATGGAAGAGATTCTGCATGATCGCGTAATCGGCCAATCTGAAGCAGTCAAGTCGGTATCGCGTGCGATCCGCCGTGCGCGTGCAGGTCTGAAGGATCCGAAGCGTCCGATCGGCTCGTTCATTTTCCTCGGCCCGACCGGTGTCGGGAAGACGGAATTGGCACGGGCGCTCGCCGAAGCGATGTTCGGCGACGAGAACGCGGTTATTCGTATCGATATGTCCGAATACATGGAGAAGCATTCGACCTCCCGTCTTGTCGGGGCGCCTCCGGGATATGTCGGTTACGAGGAAGGCGGCCAGCTGACAGAGAAGGTTCGCCGCAAACCGTATTCGGTCGTGCTGCTTGATGAAATCGAGAAGGCGCATCCCGAAGTGTTCAATATTCTGCTGCAGGTGCTGGAGGATGGCCGTCTGACGGACTCCAAGGGCAGAGTGGTCGACTTCCGCAACACCTTGATTATTATGACTTCAAACGTTGGCGCCGATCAAATTAAACGAAATTCTTCGCTCGGCTTTACAGCCGTCCAGAATGCGGGGCATGACTTCAATGTGATGAAGGATAAAGTGCTTGCAGAACTGAAGAAGAGCTTCCGTCCCGAGTTTCTGAACCGGATCGACGAGACGATCGTGTTCCATGCGCTGGAGCAAGAGCACATTGCGGAAATCGTAACGCTGATGTCCGACGAGCTGCGCAAGCGTCTGCGCGAGCAGGAAGTGGACTTCACGCTTACCGACGCGGCGAAGAATTTCCTTGCGAAGGAAGGCTTCGATCCGCAATACGGAGCGCGTCCGCTGCGTAGAGCGATTCAGAAGCATATCGAGGACCGGTTGTCCGAAGATCTGCTGATGGGTAAAATTAGCAAAGGCGACACGCTCGTCATTGACGAGAAGAATGGCGAATTGACCGTTACGCATAAGGAACCCTTGACGGGCGAAGTCGCCGAGGGAGAGCCTGCAACGAAATACCGAGCCTAA
- a CDS encoding protein arginine kinase, whose amino-acid sequence MQGTGPDADIVISSRVRIARNLLGHPFPMLATNQQSQEVMERLTSVGNSGRLNEIGRFETIPLSDLNELERRVLVEKHLISPNLANESRCGALVLSDNESVSIMVNEEDHLRIQCLYPGFQINEAWELASRIDDIFEEEADYAFDERRGFLTSCPTNVGTGIRASVMMHLPALVMTQQINRILSAITQVGLAVRGMYGEGSEALGNLFQISNQITLGQSEHEIIDNLHSVAKQIIEHERAARERMMQQESRVRLEDRVFRSYGILSHASIMDSKEAAQRLSDVRLGIDLGLIRDVSPQVMNELMVLTQPGFLQHTFNEKLNMDQRDIRRAELIRQHLGRKSDHGGV is encoded by the coding sequence ATGCAGGGCACCGGACCCGATGCCGATATTGTAATCAGCAGCCGCGTTCGCATTGCCCGAAACCTGCTAGGGCATCCGTTTCCGATGCTTGCAACCAATCAACAATCGCAGGAAGTCATGGAGCGCCTGACGTCAGTCGGTAATTCGGGACGATTGAATGAGATCGGCCGATTCGAGACGATCCCGTTATCCGACCTGAACGAGCTGGAGCGAAGAGTACTGGTCGAGAAGCACCTCATCAGTCCTAACCTTGCGAATGAGTCGAGGTGCGGCGCACTCGTTCTGAGCGATAACGAATCGGTCAGCATCATGGTGAATGAAGAGGATCATCTGCGGATTCAATGCTTGTATCCCGGTTTTCAAATTAACGAGGCCTGGGAGCTAGCGAGCCGCATTGACGATATATTCGAAGAAGAGGCCGATTACGCGTTTGATGAACGCCGCGGGTTTTTAACAAGCTGTCCGACAAACGTCGGAACGGGGATACGGGCATCGGTCATGATGCATCTGCCGGCGCTTGTGATGACGCAGCAAATTAACCGCATTTTGTCGGCTATTACACAAGTCGGGCTCGCTGTTCGCGGGATGTACGGCGAAGGCAGCGAGGCGCTTGGCAATCTGTTTCAAATTTCGAACCAAATTACACTCGGGCAGTCTGAGCATGAAATCATCGATAATTTGCACAGCGTTGCCAAACAAATTATCGAGCATGAACGGGCGGCGCGCGAGCGGATGATGCAGCAGGAGTCGCGGGTGCGGCTGGAGGATCGGGTGTTCCGGTCCTACGGGATTTTGTCGCATGCATCGATCATGGATTCGAAGGAAGCTGCTCAGCGGCTATCCGATGTTCGCTTGGGGATCGATCTCGGCTTAATTCGGGATGTGTCGCCGCAGGTCATGAATGAATTAATGGTATTAACACAGCCGGGTTTCCTTCAGCATACATTCAATGAGAAGCTGAACATGGATCAGCGGGATATCCGGCGTGCAGAATTAATCCGCCAGCATTTGGGGCGTAAATCCGATCATGGGGGTGTGTGA
- a CDS encoding UvrB/UvrC motif-containing protein, which translates to MICQECGKRPATLHFMKNVNGEKTEFHFCESCAREKGEGLASPASGFSIHSLLSGLLDFETPGGVGGLSAKPQALRCDNCGLTYGQFSKMGRFGCSNCYDQFGDKLDPILKRVHGNTVHVGKVPKRSGGQIQLKREIENLRHELHDLIGREEFEHAAKIRDRIRELERSVAET; encoded by the coding sequence ATGATCTGTCAAGAATGCGGTAAGCGCCCGGCGACGCTCCATTTCATGAAAAACGTCAACGGGGAGAAAACGGAATTTCATTTTTGCGAATCATGCGCAAGGGAGAAGGGCGAAGGTCTCGCAAGCCCTGCAAGCGGATTTTCCATCCATAGTCTTCTTTCCGGCCTGCTCGACTTCGAGACCCCTGGGGGTGTCGGCGGACTGAGCGCCAAACCGCAGGCACTGCGGTGTGATAATTGCGGTTTGACGTACGGACAGTTCAGCAAAATGGGACGGTTCGGCTGCAGCAATTGCTACGACCAATTCGGCGATAAGCTGGATCCGATCCTGAAACGTGTTCATGGGAATACCGTTCATGTCGGGAAGGTTCCGAAGCGTTCAGGCGGACAAATTCAGCTGAAGCGCGAGATCGAGAATCTTAGACATGAGCTTCACGACCTGATAGGACGCGAGGAATTCGAGCATGCGGCTAAGATCCGCGACCGAATCCGCGAATTGGAGCGAAGCGTCGCCGAGACCTAA
- a CDS encoding CtsR family transcriptional regulator → MRNISDLIEQYLKHMLQDSPEGAVEIQRNDLADRFSCVPSQINYVISTRFTLEKGYLVESKRGGGGYIRIQRVELPTLKMIQGHIAQTIGSEVDQTAAEGIIYQLEEAELISKREANLLRAAVSREAIALILPTRDEVRARLLKAMLITLLAK, encoded by the coding sequence ATGCGCAACATTTCCGATCTCATCGAGCAGTATTTGAAGCATATGCTGCAGGATAGCCCAGAAGGCGCGGTCGAAATTCAGCGCAACGATTTGGCAGACCGGTTCTCATGTGTTCCGTCGCAAATCAATTACGTGATCAGTACCCGCTTTACGCTGGAGAAAGGTTACCTCGTTGAAAGCAAACGAGGCGGCGGAGGGTACATCCGGATCCAGCGCGTCGAACTGCCTACGCTGAAGATGATTCAAGGGCATATCGCACAAACGATCGGATCCGAGGTGGATCAAACGGCTGCGGAAGGCATAATTTATCAACTGGAAGAAGCAGAGCTGATTTCCAAACGGGAAGCTAATTTGCTGCGGGCAGCGGTATCGCGTGAAGCCATTGCGTTGATACTGCCTACGCGTGACGAGGTTCGCGCAAGACTGCTCAAGGCAATGCTCATTACGCTGCTTGCGAAGTAA